In Sebaldella termitidis ATCC 33386, one DNA window encodes the following:
- a CDS encoding acid phosphatase yields MKKRILTVLILLFSTAVTYAADDVKTKPDLYFLEISEVVDSYKLLPPPPEVDSIAFLNDKAQYDKGKLLRNTPRGKQAYNDAHVSADGVPQAFSEAFGIPITQKTTPEIYKLLQNFREDAGDLSTRGAKVAYMRIRPFAFFEEHTCRPDDEKTLSKNGSYPSGHTAIGWAAALVLSEINPERQDEIMTRGYEMGQSRVICGYHWQSDIDAARVVASAVVAKLHSNQKFNEQLNKAKEEFRRISVNTVK; encoded by the coding sequence ATGAAAAAAAGAATTCTTACAGTATTAATATTGTTATTTAGTACAGCAGTTACCTATGCTGCAGACGATGTAAAGACGAAACCTGATCTTTATTTTCTTGAAATCAGTGAGGTCGTAGATAGTTACAAATTATTACCTCCGCCACCTGAAGTTGATAGTATTGCTTTTCTGAATGACAAGGCGCAGTATGATAAAGGAAAGCTTTTGAGAAATACTCCGAGAGGAAAACAGGCTTATAATGATGCTCATGTAAGTGCTGACGGCGTACCGCAGGCTTTTTCCGAAGCTTTTGGAATTCCTATAACACAAAAGACAACACCGGAAATTTATAAGTTACTGCAGAATTTTCGTGAGGATGCTGGGGATCTGTCTACTCGGGGAGCTAAAGTAGCCTATATGAGAATAAGACCGTTTGCTTTTTTTGAAGAGCATACATGCAGACCTGATGATGAAAAAACTTTGTCTAAAAATGGTTCGTATCCTTCGGGACACACTGCAATCGGATGGGCTGCGGCACTTGTGCTTTCTGAAATTAATCCTGAAAGACAGGATGAAATAATGACAAGAGGATATGAAATGGGGCAAAGCAGGGTTATTTGCGGTTATCACTGGCAGAGTGATATAGACGCTGCAAGAGTAGTGGCAAGTGCGGTGGTAGCAAAGCTTCACAGCAACCAAAAATTTAATGAGCAGCTGAATAAAGCAAAAGAAGAATTTAGAAG